Below is a window of Brachyspira hampsonii DNA.
GCAGAAAGAAAATTAATAGTTTCAGTTGATATAAGAGTAAATTCAAAAGATGTAGAAAAAAGCTATAAATCCATAGAAGAAAAATTAAAAGAATATAATGGATATTTTGATAATGTTGAATCTTCTAAAAATAGATATCATCTTACTATAAGAATACCTAAAGAAAATCTTTATGCTTTTATAGATTTTATAGAACAAAATGAAAAAGTTGAAAATAAAAATATAAATACTCAGGATGTTACAGAAACTTATTATGATACGGAAAATAGGATAAAAAATAGAGAAGTGCTTTTAGAAAAATTGAGAAACTATTTAAGAGAGGCTAGAAACATTGATGAAATACTAAAAGTAGAAGATAGAATCAATACTTTAACTTATGAAATAGAAACTATGAAAGGAAATTTAAAGAATCTGCAGTCATCTGTTGATTATTCAAGAGTAACTTTAAATATCTTAAATCCTGAAGCAATAAAAAGCAGCACAAATATATATAATAAATATTTGAATTTAATATCATTTTTGAAAGCATTTTTCTCAGGTATATTGTTCTTTTTGGTAGGTTTTACAGCTGCCGCTATTCCTATAGTATTAATATTAGCATTATTCTACTATATATGTTTTGGAAAAATAGGATTAATAAAGAAATTATATAATAAAATCAAATAAATCATATATACATGCCATTAGTATATAAAAAAAATCGTTTTTTTTAGTAAATTTATATTTTTTTGGGAACTTTTTAATTTTATCATCGTCTAATAAGGCATAAGAAAACAAAATAATAAAAAATAAAAAACAGGAGAAAAGGTATTATC
It encodes the following:
- a CDS encoding DUF4349 domain-containing protein — encoded protein: MKKFIFAVIILLSLFSCSSKGGSEQNGNFLSTTSSISAPQARMKESTSSDYASDSSEKTAERKLIVSVDIRVNSKDVEKSYKSIEEKLKEYNGYFDNVESSKNRYHLTIRIPKENLYAFIDFIEQNEKVENKNINTQDVTETYYDTENRIKNREVLLEKLRNYLREARNIDEILKVEDRINTLTYEIETMKGNLKNLQSSVDYSRVTLNILNPEAIKSSTNIYNKYLNLISFLKAFFSGILFFLVGFTAAAIPIVLILALFYYICFGKIGLIKKLYNKIK